The following proteins are co-located in the Colletotrichum lupini chromosome 4, complete sequence genome:
- a CDS encoding major facilitator superfamily transporter has product MVDFGPIELMLEALWPRFNPTFQNMIDFFRVNLHLLNRKSKICYWPWVIWTKATFQSLRRKKYNAFCFISRVEMGREEVVYRVILLILDKNAQPHIIGEERRIKASMPAKQCQCVFPEGTTTYGGSVFQVEHSAIGLILAMCNLDSFAIVWLKPNFSDLSTCNSELTARANFTSTDTLPFTHGIIHLATIMSSGPNHWLSRLGEESGFVSISQSCRDTKVLCLQRFVRLFAYGASFLILVHFLSSLGYSDERIGLFMTLTLLGDVVISFLLTAVTDQVGRRKVLATGAALMVMSGLIFAMVGNYWVLVIASIFGVISPSGNEIGPFRAVEESILAQLTQKERRSDIFAWYTLFGSAGAALGTLTCGWVVQALEDNESWTQNEAYRVVFLIYAAIGLLKLLLIFALTSGVEAPPAEINDSNSPRNNETQPLLGDVSDTEQSQYRRSQGSKSHRRTVTQRARALLPYISPMSRSILFRLLILFCLDSFASGMASPSWLTYYFTTVHSLQPSSLGTLFLVTNLLATISNLVALPLARRLGPLKTMVFTHLPSAVFLAMIPLPLPGSGGTWTAMAFLSLRACTQSMDQAPRQAFLAAAVLPNERTAVLGVVNIVKTWAQAGGLGSAGYLAGKNLWIVVFTGAGIMKACYDLLMLGLFLGLRDREDDSSKSRSRDEEEP; this is encoded by the exons ATGGTTGACTTTGGTCCAATTGAGCTTATGCTAGAGGCCTTAT GGCCTCGGTTCAATCCCACATTCCAAAATATGATTGACTTCTTCCGGGTAAATTTG CACTTATTGAATAGAAAGTCGAAAATTTGCTACTGGCCTTGGGTAATTTGGACCAAAGCAACATTTCAATCCCTCCGGCGAAAGAAGTACAATGCTTTCTGTTTTATTTCAAGGGTTGAAATGGGTCGCGAAG AGGTTGTCTATCGCGTGATCCTACTGATCCTCGAT AAAAACGCCCAGCCTCATATCATTGGTGAAGAACGCCGAATAAAGGCCTCCATGCCAGCAAAACAGTGCCAGTGCGTTTTTCCTGAGGGCACCACTACGTATGGAGGCTCAGTGTTTCAAGTGGAGCACAGTGCAATTGGCCTCATTCTCGCCATGTGTAACCTTGACTC TTTTGCAATAGTTTGGCTTAAACCGAACTTCTCCGACCTCTCCACTTGTAACTCCGAGCTCACAGCCCGAGCAAACTTCACATCGACTGATACACT TCCCTTTACGCACGGCATTATTCATTTGGCTACCATTATGTCTTCTGGGCCAAATCATTGGTTATCGCGGCTTGGCGAAGAGAGCGGTTTCGTGTCGATTTCGCAGTCATGTCGCGATACCAAAGTACTCTGCTTACAGCGTTTTGTTCGCCTCTTTGCATACGGCGCATCATTTCTTATCTTAGTACACTTCCTCTCAAGTCTAGGCTACTCGGATGAACGAATCGGCCTTTTCATGACTTTAACTCTTCTCGGAGATGTCGTCATCAGCTTCTTGCTCACCGCCGTTACCGACCAGGTTGGAAGACGAAAAGTCCTGGCCACTGGAGCCGCATTGATGGTTATGAGCGGTCTGATCTTTGCTATGGTTGGAAACTATTGGGTTCTTGTCATTGCCAGTATATTCGGGGTCATCAGTCCCAGCGGCAACGAAATTGGACCCTTCCGCGCCGTTGAAGAGTCAATTCTAGCGCAGCTTACGCAGAAGGAAAGGCGCAGTGATATCTTCGCATGGTACACGCTCTTTGGCTCAGCAGGGGCCGCTCTAGGCACACTCACCTGCGGTTGGGTCGTGCAGGCCCTTGAAGACAATGAGTCTTGGACCCAGAACGAAGCATACAGAGTCGTCTTTCTTATATATGCAGCGATCGGCTTGCTCAAGCTATTGCTTATATTTGCCCTCACCTCTGGTGTTGAGGCACCGCCGGCAGAAATCAACGATTCTAATAGTCCAAGAAACAACGAGACTCAACCTCTACTTGGCGATGTCTCGGACACCGAGCAAAGCCAATATAGGCGGTCACAAGGATCAAAGTCCCATCGGCGAACGGTCACGCAACGCGCAAGGGCTCTACTCCCTTACATCTCTCCCATGTCTCGGTCGATTCTGTTCCGGCTCCTCATTCTGTTCTGTCTCGACTCTTTCGCTTCCGGCATGGCATCACCATCTTGGTTAACTTACTACTTCACTACCGTTCACTCTCTTCAGCCTAGCTCCCTTGGAACTCTGTTCTTGGTCACCAATCTTCTCGCCACAATCTCGAACCTCGTCGCACTTCCTCTTGCCCGCCGACTGGGACCACTCAAGACTATGGTTTTTACACACCTGCCGTCGGCTGTCTTTTTGGCAATGATTCCTCTTCCATTGCCTGGTTCTGGTGGAACATGGACGGCGATGGCATTCCTGTCCTTGAGAGCATGTACCCAAAGCATGGATCAAGCGCCCAGGCAGGCATTCCTTGCAGCAGCAGTTCTCCCTAATGAAAGAACGGCTGTATTAGGCGTGGTCAATATTGTCAAGACGTGGGCTCAAGCGGGTGGTCTTGGTTCTGCAGGCTATCTTGCCGGAAAGAATCTTTGGATCGTAGTATTTACGGGAGCAGGAATCATGAAGGCATGTTATGATCTGTTGATGCTAGGATTATTCTTGGGTCTTAGAGATCGCGAAGATGACAGCTCGAAATCCCGTTCGAGGGATGAGGAAGAGCCTTGA